One window from the genome of Salisaeta longa DSM 21114 encodes:
- a CDS encoding DsbA family protein, producing the protein MTRRLLVACLMLAFSVSIARGQACTYDTTRAPVENPSSLVNFQDAIFGDTNAAVTVIEYFDPNCPHCKTMHAVMKPVMKNQKDEVRFVFKPFPLRRSSLPEIEALYAAAQQDKFIPMLEALYARQSPSGLGTRDIRAAAEAVGIAPDALMSRVQDGSFRPMVLEARKKAIQIGVNSTPTVLINGKFVAGSARTRACMNTLINQAQAQASK; encoded by the coding sequence ATGACTCGTCGTCTTCTTGTTGCCTGCCTGATGCTTGCCTTCAGCGTATCGATCGCTCGCGGGCAGGCCTGCACCTACGATACCACGCGGGCGCCGGTGGAAAATCCCTCGTCGCTCGTCAACTTCCAAGACGCCATCTTTGGGGATACCAATGCGGCAGTCACGGTCATCGAGTACTTCGACCCGAACTGCCCGCACTGCAAGACCATGCATGCGGTGATGAAGCCGGTGATGAAAAACCAGAAGGACGAGGTCCGCTTCGTCTTTAAGCCCTTTCCGTTGCGCCGCTCGTCGCTGCCCGAAATTGAAGCGCTGTATGCCGCCGCGCAGCAAGACAAGTTCATTCCGATGCTCGAAGCCCTGTATGCCCGGCAGAGCCCGAGTGGTCTCGGCACGCGCGACATCCGCGCGGCCGCGGAAGCGGTAGGCATTGCGCCCGATGCCCTGATGAGCCGCGTGCAGGACGGCAGCTTCCGGCCTATGGTGCTAGAGGCTCGCAAGAAGGCCATTCAGATCGGCGTAAACAGCACGCCCACCGTTCTCATCAATGGAAAATTTGTCGCCGGATCTGCCCGCACCAGGGCGTGCATGAACACCCTCATCAACCAGGCGCAGGCCCAGGCCTCAAAGTGA
- the lptE gene encoding LPS assembly lipoprotein LptE, giving the protein MPMHLPTRRALLSVVGLALLLSGCAFYSFSGAAIPSHLQTIAIPLTIDNTTNPVGGLGTRLSDLLVDRFVNQTRLALTANENQADVVLNTRITQYNNQPATVSGDAQAAVNRVRITVEARYYDQVQDTARVAQDFSAFADYDPTTAGLDGERQAAVQALEQVADNIFSTATSNW; this is encoded by the coding sequence ATGCCCATGCACTTGCCCACGCGACGCGCGCTGCTTTCGGTGGTAGGGCTCGCGCTCCTGCTCAGCGGCTGTGCGTTCTACAGCTTCAGCGGAGCGGCCATTCCCTCGCATTTGCAAACGATTGCCATTCCGCTCACCATCGACAACACCACAAACCCCGTAGGCGGGTTGGGCACGCGCCTGTCGGACCTGCTGGTGGATCGCTTTGTGAACCAAACGCGCCTTGCACTCACGGCCAACGAGAACCAGGCCGACGTGGTGCTGAACACCCGCATCACGCAATACAACAATCAGCCCGCTACCGTCTCGGGCGACGCGCAGGCCGCGGTAAACCGCGTGCGCATCACGGTAGAGGCACGCTATTACGATCAGGTGCAGGACACCGCCCGCGTGGCACAGGACTTTAGCGCCTTTGCCGACTATGACCCCACCACGGCCGGCCTCGATGGCGAACGCCAAGCCGCGGTTCAGGCGCTTGAGCAGGTGGCCGACAACATTTTTAGCACGGCAACATCCAACTGGTAG
- the ribB gene encoding 3,4-dihydroxy-2-butanone-4-phosphate synthase → MDTHAFDSIEAAIAAIRDGRLVIVVDDEDRENEGDFIGAAEHMTPERVNFMAQHGRGLICTALTAERADALDLDLMVEASGAAPYQTAFTVSVDYKEGTTTGISAADRSKTIRALADPDASPFDFARPGHVFPLKARSGGVLRRAGHTEAAVDLARLAGCAPAGALVEIMNDDGSMARVPDLLPMAEALDMPIVTIQDLIAYRMQNERLVHTAYEASLNTAYGAFRVVAFEEQLTGEVHLAFTKGEWTEDTPVLVRVHAQDVLSDVFAVSDVDRREQLAEALLMVADAGQGVVLYMMQSGRGATLDALRTYEARQHSDTNSQAPPAMDPRDYGIGCQILRSLGLRKLRLLTNNPQKRVGLAGYGLEIVERVPLTVPEAVAEHLGGDGARALMPFRLAPHSPSDTSS, encoded by the coding sequence ATGGATACGCACGCTTTCGATAGCATCGAGGCGGCCATTGCCGCCATTCGTGACGGACGGCTCGTCATTGTTGTGGATGACGAGGACCGCGAAAATGAGGGCGACTTCATTGGTGCCGCCGAGCACATGACGCCCGAGCGCGTCAACTTTATGGCGCAGCACGGCCGCGGGCTCATCTGTACCGCCCTCACGGCCGAGCGCGCCGACGCGCTGGATCTGGATCTGATGGTAGAAGCCTCGGGGGCCGCGCCCTACCAAACGGCCTTCACGGTGTCGGTCGATTACAAGGAAGGCACCACCACGGGCATCTCGGCGGCCGACCGCTCCAAGACGATTCGGGCCCTGGCCGACCCCGACGCCTCGCCGTTCGACTTTGCGCGGCCGGGGCACGTCTTTCCCCTCAAGGCCCGCTCGGGGGGCGTGCTGCGCCGCGCCGGTCATACCGAAGCGGCCGTTGACCTCGCGCGCCTCGCGGGGTGCGCACCGGCGGGCGCCCTGGTCGAAATCATGAACGACGACGGCTCCATGGCGCGCGTCCCGGACCTGCTCCCGATGGCTGAGGCGCTGGATATGCCCATCGTGACGATTCAGGACCTCATCGCGTACCGGATGCAAAATGAGCGGCTGGTGCACACGGCCTACGAGGCGTCGCTCAACACGGCGTACGGTGCCTTCCGCGTGGTCGCCTTCGAAGAGCAACTGACCGGCGAGGTGCACCTGGCGTTTACCAAGGGCGAATGGACCGAAGACACGCCGGTGCTCGTGCGCGTGCATGCGCAGGACGTCCTGTCGGATGTTTTTGCGGTGTCGGATGTGGACCGCCGTGAGCAGCTCGCCGAGGCCCTACTCATGGTGGCCGATGCAGGGCAGGGCGTTGTGCTCTACATGATGCAAAGCGGGCGCGGCGCCACCCTCGATGCGCTCCGAACGTACGAAGCCCGGCAGCACAGCGACACGAACAGCCAAGCACCGCCGGCCATGGATCCGCGGGACTACGGCATCGGGTGTCAGATCTTGCGCAGCCTGGGCCTTCGCAAGCTGCGGCTGCTTACCAACAACCCACAGAAGCGTGTGGGCCTCGCGGGCTACGGGCTCGAAATTGTCGAACGTGTGCCCCTAACGGTGCCCGAGGCCGTTGCCGAACACCTGGGCGGCGACGGTGCACGTGCGCTTATGCCCTTTCGCCTCGCTCCCCATTCACCATCTGATACTTCGTCATGA
- the ftsZ gene encoding cell division protein FtsZ gives MENEYSSRISFDDNANEEAKICVIGVGGGGGNAINNMVDKGIRGGVEFISINTDGQALAENRAPHKVQAGKNLTKGLGAGARPNVGAEAVEENKKEIQQALEGFDMVFITAGMGGGTGTGGAPVVASIARSMDILTVAIVTKPFQCEGRRRMRTAMDGIAKLRQNVDTLIVIPNERLLDISDEKTSMIEAFKKADEVLYNATRGISDLITVHGLINLDFADVRTTMKDGGTALMGSSTASGDDRAEKAAIEAISSPLLDGLSINGATNVLVNVTSGPSVGMLEATRATTIIQEEAGDDVEVIFGTVIDESLEDKLRVTVIATGFDSGEHDEMDGQQPSRQQPARQQAAQQPASQQSATGPSAPTGQNPEPGRQQQPQQPRQQSSGDRVRRTVPLDGGQQQYQYKGEDNLRNLDEPAYMRRSKLRTPDATDEESSGRAPSDGESQPRNTTPDTPAQSSSNGSSSSTRIQRLRPGSDDAKERTERIRKDDLDTPAFRRKMMD, from the coding sequence ATGGAAAATGAATATAGTTCACGCATCTCGTTTGATGACAATGCGAACGAAGAAGCGAAAATCTGCGTGATCGGTGTTGGGGGCGGCGGCGGTAACGCCATCAACAACATGGTTGACAAGGGCATTCGCGGCGGCGTAGAGTTCATCTCAATCAACACCGATGGGCAAGCGCTAGCGGAAAACCGTGCGCCGCACAAGGTGCAGGCGGGAAAAAACCTGACCAAGGGCCTCGGCGCCGGCGCTCGTCCGAACGTAGGGGCGGAGGCCGTCGAGGAAAACAAGAAAGAGATCCAGCAAGCCCTCGAAGGCTTCGACATGGTGTTCATCACCGCTGGAATGGGCGGTGGCACCGGAACCGGCGGCGCGCCGGTCGTGGCTTCCATTGCGCGTAGCATGGACATCCTAACGGTGGCCATCGTAACCAAGCCCTTTCAGTGCGAGGGGCGTCGGCGCATGCGAACGGCCATGGATGGCATCGCCAAGCTGCGGCAGAATGTTGACACGCTCATCGTCATTCCAAACGAGCGGCTCCTCGACATCTCTGACGAGAAGACAAGCATGATTGAGGCCTTTAAGAAGGCCGACGAGGTGCTGTACAACGCCACCCGCGGCATCAGTGACCTGATTACGGTGCACGGGCTCATCAACCTCGACTTTGCGGATGTACGCACCACCATGAAGGACGGTGGAACGGCCCTCATGGGATCGTCGACGGCTTCGGGCGACGACCGCGCCGAGAAAGCCGCGATTGAGGCAATCAGCAGCCCGCTGCTCGATGGCCTCTCGATCAACGGAGCGACGAACGTGCTCGTCAACGTTACGAGTGGGCCGTCGGTGGGCATGCTCGAAGCCACCCGCGCCACGACCATCATTCAAGAAGAGGCCGGGGATGACGTTGAGGTCATCTTTGGTACGGTGATTGACGAGTCGCTAGAGGACAAGCTGCGCGTGACGGTTATCGCCACCGGGTTTGACAGCGGAGAGCACGACGAGATGGATGGGCAGCAGCCCTCGCGTCAGCAGCCCGCGCGTCAGCAGGCAGCGCAACAGCCTGCGTCGCAGCAGTCGGCTACGGGTCCATCAGCCCCTACAGGGCAGAATCCTGAGCCGGGCCGTCAGCAGCAACCCCAGCAACCCCGGCAACAGTCATCGGGTGATCGCGTGCGCCGCACCGTTCCGTTGGATGGGGGGCAGCAGCAGTACCAGTACAAAGGCGAAGACAACCTGCGCAACCTCGACGAGCCGGCGTATATGCGCCGGAGCAAGTTGCGGACGCCAGACGCCACCGATGAAGAGTCATCGGGTCGTGCGCCCTCGGACGGCGAGAGCCAGCCCCGCAACACAACGCCCGACACGCCGGCGCAATCATCCAGCAACGGCTCGTCGTCGAGCACGCGCATTCAGCGGCTGCGTCCGGGGTCGGACGACGCGAAGGAGCGCACGGAGCGCATCCGCAAAGACGATCTTGACACGCCGGCCTTCCGGCGGAAGATGATGGACTGA
- the ftsA gene encoding cell division protein FtsA — protein MSEQIVVGVDIGTTKVCAVVAGKDDLGRVNILGVGVAPSDGLNRGVVVNIDRTVRAVRAAIEEAERAAGVEVHSVIVGIAGDHVQSFQSRGVVTISNGEITESDVQRLLEDTMHVAMPADREILHVIPQEFIVDGQDGVADPIGMSGVRLEANVHIITGLVSAAKNIYRCIEKAGFEVADIVLEPLASSFSVLHDDEKEVGVALIDIGGGTTDIAVFEDNTIRHTAVIAVAGNKVTDDIRKGLGVMRDQAERLKRQFGTALVDFADPGEQIEIPGIGGRPEKTIGRDTLAQVIQPRMEEILEIAAIEIKRSGYGRHLGVGTVVTGGGALIPGTAELAAEVLEMDARIGMPMGLGGGLVEEVSNPKFATGVGLVLYGMQPEVIGSSTITEDVESNARGLETPGETVVSRIASRMKAWFDEL, from the coding sequence ATGAGTGAGCAGATTGTTGTAGGCGTCGACATTGGCACGACCAAGGTATGCGCGGTCGTGGCCGGCAAAGACGACTTGGGGCGCGTAAATATCCTTGGGGTCGGCGTGGCCCCGTCCGACGGCCTCAACCGAGGCGTTGTGGTAAACATCGACCGTACCGTGCGCGCCGTGCGCGCCGCCATCGAGGAGGCCGAGCGGGCCGCGGGGGTTGAGGTGCACAGCGTCATTGTCGGCATTGCGGGCGATCACGTGCAGAGCTTTCAAAGCCGCGGTGTGGTGACGATTAGCAATGGCGAAATTACGGAGAGCGACGTGCAGCGCCTGCTGGAAGATACCATGCACGTGGCCATGCCGGCCGACCGCGAGATCCTGCATGTGATTCCGCAGGAGTTTATCGTGGATGGGCAAGACGGCGTGGCCGACCCCATTGGCATGAGCGGCGTGCGCCTGGAGGCCAACGTGCACATCATCACGGGCCTCGTGTCGGCGGCGAAGAACATTTATCGCTGCATCGAAAAAGCGGGCTTCGAGGTGGCCGACATCGTGCTAGAGCCGCTGGCTTCATCCTTTAGCGTGCTGCACGACGACGAAAAAGAAGTGGGCGTGGCCCTCATCGACATCGGCGGGGGCACTACCGACATTGCCGTTTTTGAGGACAACACCATCCGTCATACCGCCGTCATTGCCGTAGCAGGCAACAAAGTCACCGACGACATCCGGAAGGGCCTGGGCGTGATGCGCGATCAGGCCGAGCGCCTCAAGCGGCAGTTTGGAACAGCCCTGGTTGACTTTGCCGATCCTGGCGAGCAAATTGAGATCCCAGGCATTGGCGGGCGCCCCGAGAAAACCATCGGCCGCGACACCCTGGCGCAGGTCATCCAGCCGCGCATGGAGGAAATTCTGGAAATTGCCGCGATCGAAATCAAGCGAAGCGGCTATGGTCGGCACCTGGGCGTAGGAACTGTTGTTACGGGCGGCGGCGCACTTATTCCGGGCACGGCCGAACTGGCGGCCGAGGTGCTAGAGATGGATGCGCGCATTGGCATGCCCATGGGGCTTGGCGGCGGACTTGTAGAAGAAGTAAGCAATCCGAAGTTTGCCACGGGGGTGGGCCTTGTGTTGTACGGCATGCAGCCCGAAGTTATTGGAAGCTCGACCATCACGGAAGACGTGGAGTCGAACGCGCGCGGCCTTGAGACGCCCGGCGAGACGGTGGTAAGCCGCATCGCGAGTCGTATGAAGGCGTGGTTTGATGAATTATGA
- a CDS encoding cell division protein FtsQ/DivIB: MKDVLRMLAKVLALLKKLVQAGARLLFGTRQGLIAIAAVAVLSIGLWWWQTSLVVTRIEVVGARYAHPDTLRQMMRLPHRTPLHDVNVAQAARYVEQHPWVRDATVYKQPTDQALELVVRERRPVALVLGPDRTPAFYVDTSGVALPLRPAPVPNVPLLRGVPTDGTPPAVPAPVQRALRALADTGTLALMAELVVRDEGLWGYTQPVAAYGSIPIQVGDPPYRQKMKRLYSFWTQVLQAPPASPTIGYVDLRFNGQVITQARPPR; this comes from the coding sequence ATGAAGGATGTGCTCCGCATGCTTGCGAAGGTCCTGGCGCTTCTCAAGAAGCTCGTGCAAGCGGGTGCGCGCCTGCTGTTTGGCACCCGCCAAGGGCTCATTGCCATAGCAGCGGTTGCTGTGCTAAGCATCGGGCTGTGGTGGTGGCAAACGAGCCTTGTGGTGACGCGCATAGAGGTGGTGGGCGCGCGCTACGCGCACCCCGACACGCTGCGCCAGATGATGCGGCTGCCGCATCGCACCCCGCTGCATGACGTGAATGTGGCGCAGGCGGCGCGCTACGTCGAGCAGCACCCGTGGGTGCGCGATGCAACCGTGTACAAGCAGCCTACGGACCAAGCGCTGGAGCTGGTGGTGCGGGAGCGTCGGCCCGTGGCGTTGGTCTTAGGCCCCGACCGAACACCCGCCTTCTACGTCGATACCTCCGGTGTGGCGTTGCCGCTGCGGCCCGCCCCCGTTCCCAACGTGCCGCTGCTTCGGGGCGTACCGACCGACGGCACGCCCCCCGCGGTGCCCGCGCCGGTACAGCGCGCGCTGCGTGCCCTGGCAGACACCGGCACGCTGGCCCTGATGGCCGAGCTGGTGGTGCGCGACGAGGGATTGTGGGGGTACACGCAACCCGTGGCGGCATACGGCAGTATCCCCATTCAGGTAGGAGACCCGCCGTACCGGCAAAAAATGAAGCGCTTGTATTCCTTCTGGACGCAGGTCTTGCAAGCGCCGCCCGCGTCCCCTACCATTGGGTATGTAGACCTTCGCTTCAACGGACAAGTCATCACGCAGGCGCGGCCGCCGCGGTAG
- the murC gene encoding UDP-N-acetylmuramate--L-alanine ligase, whose amino-acid sequence MTARRRQPAFGRIRQIHMVGIGGIGMSSIAEVLLNRGYRITGSDLHTSEVTDHLADLGATIYEGHDAAQVEGADVVVYSSAIDPEANPETQAAEQQRISLIPRSEMLGELMRMKFGVGIAGTHGKTTTTSMVGLVATDGDFDPTIIVGGKVAVFGSNAVAGEGDIIVIEADEYDRTFLRLTPSLAVITSIEADHLDIYEDLADIQEAFVRYANSVPFFGAAIVCLDDPNVQAIMGRIERRVLTYGTTRQAEVRAENIQREGLSTRFAVHHREEPLGTITLPVPGLHNVRNALAAVAVGLELDVDFSAIQAALGRFSGVRRRFQEIGTGQGITVIDDYAHHPTELRATLEAASEGFPDRRIVAVFQPHLYSRTRDFLDAFARAFFNADVLVVTSIYGAREAPIEGVSGAAVAERAAAYGHRNVQYVDALEELPDRLAAETRAGDVVLMLGAGDIWRSSRAFADRIGASAEPETPSVA is encoded by the coding sequence ATGACTGCCCGTCGACGACAGCCCGCTTTTGGTCGCATCCGCCAGATTCACATGGTGGGGATCGGAGGCATCGGCATGAGCTCCATCGCCGAGGTGCTTCTGAACCGCGGCTACCGCATCACCGGGTCCGACCTGCACACCTCCGAGGTAACCGATCACCTCGCCGACCTCGGCGCGACCATCTACGAAGGGCACGACGCCGCCCAGGTGGAGGGCGCCGACGTGGTCGTCTACTCGTCGGCCATTGATCCCGAAGCCAACCCCGAAACCCAGGCCGCCGAGCAGCAACGCATCTCGTTGATTCCACGCTCCGAAATGCTGGGCGAGCTGATGCGCATGAAGTTTGGCGTGGGCATCGCTGGCACGCACGGCAAAACCACCACGACATCGATGGTGGGCCTTGTGGCCACCGATGGCGACTTCGACCCTACCATCATTGTGGGCGGCAAAGTGGCCGTTTTTGGATCGAACGCGGTGGCGGGCGAGGGCGACATTATTGTGATTGAAGCCGACGAATACGATCGTACGTTCCTGCGGCTCACCCCGTCGCTGGCCGTCATCACGAGCATCGAGGCCGACCATCTGGACATCTACGAGGACCTCGCCGACATTCAGGAGGCGTTTGTGCGCTACGCCAACAGCGTGCCGTTTTTTGGCGCGGCCATCGTGTGCCTCGACGACCCCAACGTGCAGGCCATCATGGGGCGCATCGAGCGGCGCGTGCTCACCTATGGCACCACGCGACAGGCGGAGGTGCGGGCCGAAAACATTCAGCGAGAGGGCCTTTCCACACGCTTTGCGGTGCATCACCGGGAGGAGCCGTTGGGCACCATCACGCTTCCCGTGCCGGGGCTTCATAACGTGCGCAATGCGCTGGCCGCGGTGGCTGTTGGGCTGGAGCTCGACGTTGACTTTTCGGCCATCCAAGCGGCCCTCGGGCGGTTCTCGGGCGTGCGGCGCCGGTTTCAGGAAATTGGAACGGGCCAGGGCATCACGGTGATCGACGACTACGCGCACCATCCCACCGAGCTGCGGGCGACCCTTGAGGCGGCCAGCGAAGGCTTTCCCGACCGCCGGATCGTCGCGGTCTTTCAGCCGCACCTTTACTCTCGAACCCGCGACTTTCTGGATGCGTTTGCGCGGGCCTTCTTTAATGCCGACGTACTTGTTGTGACCAGCATTTACGGTGCACGCGAAGCGCCCATCGAGGGGGTCAGCGGAGCGGCGGTGGCCGAGCGGGCGGCGGCGTACGGGCACCGCAACGTGCAGTACGTTGACGCCCTGGAGGAGCTGCCGGATCGATTGGCGGCGGAGACGCGCGCCGGAGACGTGGTGCTCATGCTGGGGGCGGGCGACATCTGGCGATCGAGCCGCGCCTTTGCGGATCGTATTGGAGCGAGCGCCGAACCAGAAACGCCCTCTGTCGCATGA
- the murG gene encoding undecaprenyldiphospho-muramoylpentapeptide beta-N-acetylglucosaminyltransferase: MNPSLRILMAGGGTGGHVYPALAIADALTQAAPHVHVAFAGTRDRLEATAVPKAGYAFHPITVSGFQRAWTLENLRFPLRLLEGLWDSWKLVRALEPAVVVGTGGYVAGPVLLAARLQGCPIVVQEQNAYPGVTNRLLGYLSTRVHVAFPEAEAYFPTADVRVTGNPTRQQLQQTTRAEGRAHIGMPEDATLLTVLGGSLGSAALNDALEASLGALLDRPNTYILWQTGTRYYEALHARIPSHPRLRMAPYLDRMDAAYAATDVALCRAGALTCSELLVTGTPAVLVPSPNVVADHQTKNAESMAAAGAARVLPEPRLSSELVAAVTALLDDASARAAMTRAAQQLARPEAAAVIARDICSIARAHSSSPTPHA; this comes from the coding sequence ATGAACCCTTCGCTTCGCATTCTTATGGCCGGCGGCGGCACCGGGGGGCACGTCTACCCGGCGCTCGCCATTGCCGATGCGCTCACGCAGGCTGCACCCCACGTGCACGTCGCATTTGCCGGGACGCGCGATCGCCTGGAGGCGACGGCCGTTCCGAAGGCGGGCTACGCCTTTCATCCCATTACGGTGAGCGGCTTTCAACGGGCGTGGACGCTCGAGAACCTGCGGTTTCCGCTGCGTCTGCTGGAGGGGCTGTGGGACAGTTGGAAGCTGGTGCGCGCGCTGGAGCCGGCGGTTGTGGTGGGAACGGGCGGCTACGTGGCCGGCCCGGTGCTACTTGCGGCTCGCTTGCAGGGATGTCCGATTGTGGTACAAGAGCAAAATGCCTATCCCGGCGTCACCAACCGGCTGCTTGGGTACCTGAGCACGCGGGTGCATGTGGCTTTTCCGGAAGCAGAAGCGTATTTTCCAACAGCCGATGTGCGCGTAACGGGCAACCCCACGCGGCAGCAGTTGCAGCAGACCACGCGGGCCGAGGGCCGGGCGCACATTGGCATGCCCGAGGACGCGACGCTGCTCACCGTACTCGGCGGCTCGCTCGGAAGCGCGGCCCTCAACGATGCCCTTGAGGCGTCGCTCGGTGCATTGCTGGACCGCCCCAACACCTACATCCTGTGGCAAACCGGAACCCGCTACTACGAAGCGTTGCACGCGCGCATCCCGTCGCATCCGCGGCTGCGCATGGCGCCGTACCTCGACCGGATGGACGCCGCATACGCCGCTACCGACGTGGCGCTCTGTCGGGCCGGGGCGCTCACGTGCAGCGAGCTTTTGGTGACGGGCACGCCGGCCGTGCTCGTGCCCTCGCCCAACGTGGTTGCCGATCATCAGACCAAAAATGCGGAGAGCATGGCCGCTGCAGGCGCCGCCCGCGTGCTGCCCGAACCCCGCCTCTCGTCTGAGCTGGTGGCGGCCGTAACCGCCCTGCTCGACGATGCCTCGGCCCGTGCCGCCATGACGCGCGCCGCCCAGCAGTTGGCCCGTCCGGAGGCCGCAGCGGTCATCGCCCGCGACATCTGCTCCATCGCTCGTGCTCATTCTTCCTCACCCACGCCCCACGCATGA
- a CDS encoding FtsW/RodA/SpoVE family cell cycle protein — MKLLSTLKSMLSARAPADKYVPWVVLGLSVVGVVAVYSAVAFFAEARFNMPTETFLLRHVVRVGIALAVMGIVSRIDYHTVARYSRHGLLLSIGLLLIVKITGAFTDGPDRWLNIAGFGFQPSDLARITLVIYLASLLAQKQEYIKDFSRAFLPLLFWAGITIGLIGLDDLSTSAVVLFSVLVMCFVGRVSILQLSILVLLGLGLAAGMVYTSPSRAARVESFLGTDLFASTDSTATMSLRGEGYQAYQARIAIAMGGLTGVGPGKSVQRDFLPAPYNDFIFAIIAEEYGALGALGLLFCFGVLLFRGYLRIARDAPDPLGVFMAVGLTTMIAVYGFVHAGVSTGFLPVTGLPLPFVSYGGTSMVVNGVMVGVLLNISRHKSSQQTSPRPNTAAPDKSSAAPSRSRGRIRMI; from the coding sequence ATGAAGCTGTTATCTACGCTCAAATCGATGCTTTCGGCCCGGGCGCCGGCCGACAAGTACGTCCCCTGGGTCGTGCTTGGGCTTTCGGTCGTGGGCGTGGTGGCGGTGTACAGTGCGGTGGCGTTTTTTGCCGAGGCGCGCTTCAATATGCCCACCGAAACGTTTTTGTTACGCCACGTGGTGCGTGTGGGCATCGCCCTGGCCGTCATGGGCATCGTAAGCCGGATCGATTACCACACCGTCGCCCGCTACAGCCGGCACGGCCTGCTCCTCTCCATTGGGCTGCTGCTCATTGTGAAGATCACCGGCGCGTTCACCGACGGCCCCGACCGCTGGCTCAACATTGCAGGGTTCGGGTTTCAGCCGTCCGATTTGGCTCGCATTACGCTCGTGATCTACCTTGCAAGCCTGCTGGCGCAAAAGCAAGAGTACATCAAAGACTTCAGTCGTGCCTTTCTCCCGCTGCTGTTTTGGGCCGGTATTACCATTGGGCTGATTGGCCTGGATGACCTGTCCACATCGGCGGTGGTGCTGTTTTCTGTGCTGGTGATGTGCTTCGTGGGCCGCGTGAGCATTCTGCAGCTAAGCATTTTGGTCCTACTGGGCCTTGGGCTTGCGGCCGGCATGGTGTATACGTCCCCCTCGCGGGCCGCGCGCGTCGAATCGTTCCTGGGGACCGACCTGTTTGCCTCTACCGACTCTACGGCGACCATGAGCCTGCGCGGAGAGGGCTATCAGGCGTATCAGGCGCGCATTGCCATTGCCATGGGCGGACTCACCGGCGTGGGGCCGGGAAAGAGCGTGCAACGTGACTTCTTGCCGGCCCCCTACAACGACTTCATCTTCGCGATCATTGCGGAAGAATACGGCGCGCTGGGCGCGCTGGGCCTGCTGTTTTGCTTTGGTGTTCTGCTGTTCCGGGGCTACCTGCGCATCGCACGCGACGCCCCCGATCCGCTCGGCGTCTTCATGGCCGTAGGCCTCACCACCATGATTGCGGTGTACGGCTTTGTGCATGCGGGCGTCTCCACCGGATTTCTGCCCGTTACCGGCTTGCCGCTGCCATTCGTGTCGTACGGCGGCACGTCGATGGTGGTGAACGGGGTTATGGTGGGCGTGCTGCTCAACATCTCACGGCACAAGTCGTCACAGCAAACATCGCCGCGCCCCAACACGGCCGCTCCCGACAAATCATCAGCGGCCCCCTCCCGCTCCCGTGGACGCATCCGCATGATATAG